From a single Brassica oleracea var. oleracea cultivar TO1000 chromosome C5, BOL, whole genome shotgun sequence genomic region:
- the LOC106294629 gene encoding protein TIFY 5A-like has translation MEKNCDLELRLFPTSCITDSDNSVVESRSSGNSLPKEEETQRLTIFYNGKMCVYSNVTHHQAKSIISMASREMEEKLSSNGPDPRNRSTRLNNYHQQLPNSKASMKRSLQSFLQKRQIRLQATSPYHQHSRR, from the exons ATGGAGAAAAACTGCGACTTGGAACTTCGTCTTTTTCCAACTTCTTGTATTACCGATTCAGATAACTC TGTGGTAGAATCAAGAAGCTCTGGAAATTCATTACCAAAAGAAGAAGAAACTCAGAGATTAACAATTTTCTACAATGGAAAAATGTGTGTGTATTCAAATGTTACTCATCATCAG GCTAAATCGATAATATCGATGGCGAGCAGAGAAATGGAAGAGAAGTTATCTTCAAACGGGCCAGATCCTCGAAACAGGTCGACCCGATTAAATAATTATCATCAACAGCTTCCAAATTCAAAGGCTTCTATGAAAAGATCTCTCCAAAGTTTTCTTCAGAAACGGCAAATTAGACTTCAAGCCACTTCACCTTACCATCAGCATTCACGACGATAG